GCTTCAATAATTTGTTTAACTTTgtcaacttttttaaaatatggaatattaaataatttacaaccTCTTTCTGATTTTAAAAACCAATTAGTAAATGCAAAAATCATTGAATTAACTGcccaataaatatttaaactctaaaaaataaaaaaaaataaagttaataattattatttttttttttttttttttttttttttttaatacattaCAGCAGCAAAATGAATAGTAAAAACTAAAggtaaaaaacaaaaagaagtCATAATAGTTTTCATCATTGGACTAGTATCATCAGTCATTGAGAAACGAACGGAACCATATTGGAAAATTGAAGATACTAATGGTAAAATATAATATGGATCGGCCATAGAGAGATTCTTAAACCAAAGGGCACCAGCATCAACGAGTAGATTTGTATCACCACTTAATTGACGTAAGAAAATGAATGGATAAATGATGAATGGCATTTGAAGCATGTTTAAACCAAGTGTTTTCATTGGTGAGGTGTCATGTTTTgcaaatgattttttttggaGTTCTGCAATTTTGATTCTACCCTCTTGAGTACCATCATTGAGGTAGGAGTGTTTCTCCATATCCTGTTTAACCAATCTCATTTTAGCAGCATCTCTTTGATTTCTAATTGCTAATGGTAATGTTAAAACACGAATTGCAATTGCTGTACCAACGAAAATGCTAACCCATGGTAACCCATATTGTACATGAAGTTCATTAAGTTTTGCAATTAAGTCGAAATTAAATTGATGTGACCATTCTGTAATTGTGAATGCGTCTGGTCCCATTGttggttttaaaatataactTGGTAAAACTT
This region of Dictyostelium discoideum AX4 chromosome 3 chromosome, whole genome shotgun sequence genomic DNA includes:
- the oxaB gene encoding hypothetical protein — encoded protein: MINALKRVPINGMNKKLFIKSFSTTTVSPILFSSSQSLSSTSKILPTFSKSNFLENNIKNFNKRFFSTENNNNNSNNNNNVDTDINTPISDFSSTASSSSASTTTTEVITDTISNKVLPSYILKPTMGPDAFTITEWSHQFNFDLIAKLNELHVQYGLPWVSIFVGTAIAIRVLTLPLAIRNQRDAAKMRLVKQDMEKHSYLNDGTQEGRIKIAELQKKSFAKHDTSPMKTLGLNMLQMPFIIYPFIFLRQLSGDTNLLVDAGALWFKNLSMADPYYILPLVSSIFQYGSVRFSMTDDTSPMMKTIMTSFCFLPLVFTIHFAASLNIYWAVNSMIFAFTNWFLKSERGCKLFNIPYFKKVDKVKQIIEAPTIDFKNKPAETANSEQEKKDKLLKELQDRYDLLDKKKQEIKLFGRKNK